One part of the Enterococcus sp. DIV1094 genome encodes these proteins:
- the groL gene encoding chaperonin GroEL (60 kDa chaperone family; promotes refolding of misfolded polypeptides especially under stressful conditions; forms two stacked rings of heptamers to form a barrel-shaped 14mer; ends can be capped by GroES; misfolded proteins enter the barrel where they are refolded when GroES binds), which translates to MAKELKFAEDARAAMLRGVDKLADTVKVTLGPKGRNVVLEKSYGSPLITNDGVTIAKEIELEDHFENMGAKLVSEVASKTNDIAGDGTTTATVLTQAIVREGLKNVTAGANPLGIRRGIELATKSAVEELHNISTVVDSKEAIAQVAAVSSGSEQVGRLIADAMEKVGNDGVITIEESKGIETELDVVEGMQFDRGYLSQYMVTDNDKMEAVLENPYLLITDKKISNIQDILPLLEQILQQSRPLLIIADDVDGEALPTLVLNKIRGTFNVVAVKAPGFGDRRKAMLEDIAVLTGGTVITDDLGLELKDATIENLGNASKVVVDKDNTTIVEGSGDKTAIDARVQLIKNQIAETTSDFDREKLQERLAKLAGGVAVVKVGAATETELKELKLRIEDALNATRAAVEEGMVSGGGTALVNVINKVAAIEAEGDVATGIKIVTRALEEPIRQIAENAGYEGSVIVDKLKNVDLGTGFNAATGEWVNMVEAGIVDPTKVTRSALQNAASVSALLLTTEAVVADKPEPAAPAAPAMDPSMMGGMM; encoded by the coding sequence ATGGCAAAAGAATTGAAATTTGCAGAAGATGCACGTGCAGCAATGTTACGTGGTGTAGATAAATTAGCGGATACAGTAAAAGTGACATTAGGACCAAAAGGCCGCAATGTCGTTTTAGAAAAATCATATGGCTCTCCATTGATCACAAACGATGGTGTGACAATTGCAAAAGAAATCGAATTAGAAGATCATTTTGAAAACATGGGTGCAAAACTTGTCTCAGAAGTTGCATCTAAAACAAATGATATCGCTGGTGACGGTACAACAACTGCGACTGTATTGACACAAGCAATTGTTCGTGAAGGCTTGAAAAACGTAACAGCTGGTGCGAACCCATTAGGCATTCGTCGTGGGATCGAATTAGCAACTAAATCAGCAGTCGAAGAATTACACAACATCTCAACTGTGGTTGATTCAAAAGAAGCAATTGCACAAGTTGCGGCTGTTTCTTCTGGTTCAGAACAAGTAGGTCGTTTGATTGCAGATGCAATGGAAAAAGTCGGCAACGACGGTGTTATCACAATCGAAGAATCTAAAGGGATCGAAACAGAATTAGATGTCGTAGAAGGTATGCAATTTGACCGTGGTTACTTATCACAATATATGGTAACAGACAACGACAAAATGGAAGCTGTTTTAGAAAATCCATACTTGTTGATCACTGACAAGAAAATTTCAAATATCCAAGATATCTTACCTTTATTAGAACAAATCTTACAACAATCACGACCTTTATTGATCATTGCCGATGATGTAGACGGAGAAGCTTTACCAACATTGGTATTGAACAAAATCCGTGGTACATTCAACGTTGTAGCTGTAAAAGCACCAGGATTTGGTGACCGTCGTAAAGCAATGTTAGAAGATATTGCTGTCTTGACTGGTGGAACAGTGATCACTGATGATTTAGGGCTAGAATTGAAAGATGCAACAATCGAAAACTTAGGGAATGCTTCAAAAGTAGTTGTGGATAAAGACAACACAACGATCGTTGAAGGTTCAGGCGATAAAACAGCCATCGATGCACGTGTTCAATTGATCAAAAACCAAATCGCTGAAACAACTTCAGACTTTGACCGTGAAAAATTACAAGAACGCTTAGCAAAACTTGCTGGCGGAGTAGCTGTCGTGAAAGTCGGAGCAGCAACTGAAACAGAATTAAAAGAATTGAAACTACGTATTGAGGACGCGTTGAACGCTACTCGTGCTGCCGTTGAAGAAGGTATGGTCTCTGGTGGTGGTACAGCATTAGTGAACGTGATCAACAAAGTAGCAGCAATCGAAGCAGAAGGCGACGTAGCAACAGGAATCAAGATCGTTACTCGTGCGTTAGAAGAACCAATTCGTCAAATTGCTGAAAATGCTGGTTATGAAGGATCAGTCATCGTTGATAAATTGAAAAATGTTGATTTAGGAACAGGATTCAATGCAGCAACTGGTGAATGGGTAAACATGGTGGAAGCCGGAATCGTAGACCCAACAAAAGTAACTCGTTCAGCATTACAAAATGCAGCATCTGTTTCTGCATTACTGTTAACAACTGAAGCAGTTGTTGCAGACAAACCAGAACCAGCAGCACCTGCTGCACCTGCAATGGACCCATCAATGATGGGCGGCATGATGTAG
- the groES gene encoding co-chaperone GroES: MLKPLGDRVIIEVAQEEEKTVGGIVLASSAKEKPQTGTVVAVGEGRLLENGEKVPTAVKAGDQVMFEKYAGTEVKFEGTEYLIVSGKDIMAIVE; this comes from the coding sequence GTGTTAAAACCATTAGGTGATCGCGTCATCATTGAAGTCGCGCAAGAAGAAGAAAAAACTGTTGGAGGAATCGTTTTAGCTTCATCAGCGAAAGAGAAACCTCAAACTGGAACAGTTGTAGCAGTGGGTGAGGGACGTTTGCTAGAAAACGGTGAAAAAGTTCCTACAGCTGTCAAAGCAGGCGACCAAGTAATGTTTGAAAAATATGCCGGTACAGAAGTGAAATTCGAAGGAACAGAATATTTGATCGTCTCTGGAAAAGATATCATGGCGATTGTTGAGTAA
- a CDS encoding CPBP family intramembrane glutamic endopeptidase, which yields MSLKKYSFFSIFCYGLVFVSPLLLTSVGLVNSTSGLINATTITYILGAVILWFLYYKHKEPIDIEAKVPVASRSKIFLYGIIGIFIALILQSIAVMIESFFFGEVSPSENTQNIIQLILDTPAFIIATTIAGPIMEEFVFRRSILGIVGHYTNFWVGAGVSSFLFALAHNDGHLLVYFFLGFFFSLQYRSTGRIWTPMITHIGMNTLVVFVQLAIQRGLI from the coding sequence ATGTCATTAAAAAAATACAGCTTTTTTAGCATTTTTTGTTACGGTCTAGTATTTGTTTCACCTTTGCTTTTGACATCGGTTGGACTTGTCAATTCAACATCGGGTTTGATCAATGCAACAACGATCACCTATATTTTGGGTGCAGTGATTCTATGGTTCTTGTACTACAAGCATAAAGAACCGATTGATATCGAAGCAAAAGTACCTGTCGCTTCTCGCTCAAAAATCTTCCTATATGGAATCATCGGTATCTTTATTGCTCTGATTTTACAAAGTATCGCCGTGATGATCGAGAGCTTTTTTTTTGGAGAAGTGTCTCCATCTGAAAATACGCAAAATATCATTCAATTGATTTTAGACACCCCTGCTTTTATTATCGCCACCACGATAGCAGGACCAATCATGGAAGAATTTGTGTTCCGTCGGAGTATCCTAGGAATCGTCGGTCATTATACAAACTTTTGGGTAGGTGCGGGTGTCAGCTCATTCCTTTTTGCCTTGGCACATAATGATGGGCATTTATTGGTCTACTTCTTTTTAGGATTTTTCTTTAGTTTACAATATCGTTCGACTGGCCGAATCTGGACGCCAATGATCACGCACATTGGTATGAACACTTTAGTTGTCTTCGTTCAGCTGGCTATACAAAGAGGTTTGATCTAA
- a CDS encoding MBL fold metallo-hydrolase, whose protein sequence is MAEGNTAFKISILASGSSGNSLYIESDKKRLLVDAGLSGKKITSLMAQIGRTPDQLDGILVTHEHRDHIHGVGVLARKYHLDIYANEKTWEAMAPMIGNVPIEQKHLFQMGKVQTFGDLDIESFGVSHDAASPQFYRFHKENRSFVMLTDTGYCSDHMRGIIENADGYLMESNHDLEMLRMGPYPWNLKQRILGDRGHLSNEDGALVMTDVIGDRTKRIYLGHLSKENNMKELAHLTMENILKEKDLGVGYDFDVYDTDPDAATELFSI, encoded by the coding sequence ATGGCTGAAGGAAATACAGCTTTTAAAATCAGTATCCTTGCAAGTGGGAGTTCAGGAAACTCATTATACATCGAGAGTGACAAAAAGCGACTCTTAGTAGATGCAGGACTGAGTGGGAAAAAAATTACTTCCTTGATGGCACAGATCGGACGGACACCGGATCAATTAGACGGTATCCTTGTTACGCATGAACATCGGGATCATATCCACGGTGTAGGTGTTTTGGCTCGTAAGTACCATTTAGATATCTATGCAAATGAAAAAACATGGGAAGCCATGGCACCGATGATCGGGAATGTTCCAATCGAACAAAAGCATCTGTTTCAGATGGGAAAAGTCCAAACATTTGGTGATTTAGATATCGAAAGTTTCGGGGTGTCTCATGATGCAGCTTCACCACAATTCTATCGCTTCCATAAAGAGAATCGTTCGTTTGTGATGTTGACGGATACAGGTTACTGTAGTGATCATATGCGAGGAATCATTGAAAATGCCGATGGCTATTTGATGGAAAGCAATCATGACTTAGAAATGTTGCGCATGGGTCCTTATCCATGGAACTTGAAACAACGTATTTTAGGTGATCGTGGTCATTTATCCAATGAAGACGGCGCACTAGTCATGACAGATGTCATTGGAGATCGTACAAAACGTATCTATCTAGGACATTTAAGTAAAGAAAACAATATGAAAGAATTGGCTCATCTGACGATGGAAAATATTCTTAAAGAAAAAGATCTGGGCGTTGGATACGATTTCGATGTGTATGATACGGATCCAGATGCTGCAACAGAATTATTCTCCATTTAA
- a CDS encoding two-component system regulatory protein YycI, with amino-acid sequence MDFKKIEWIFFVAFLGLNVFLFSSYHEAINQEHTVIRSDQTETIQKRLANDDITYTGDFSSESKQGYYLSAEETELSQALFKHRQENNRRGLLESGVSINDNILTKTLTDSEGESNALDPDRMASSLNDFLDNEEDVLFGSEYIYMKNFSVLEGDSPEITASQTYEGLPFYDDTAKIIFSLEKKGDEYRISKFTQTHLSSIEQLREKTELHTEEEAINTLYVNNKISRGSKILWRQLAYSRILKVREKNVYVPVWYVAIETPDKTYQIETVNAFSNTIITNNAIPKVEDH; translated from the coding sequence ATGGATTTCAAAAAAATTGAATGGATTTTCTTCGTCGCCTTTTTAGGTTTGAATGTCTTTTTGTTTAGCAGCTATCATGAAGCAATCAATCAAGAGCATACAGTTATACGATCGGATCAGACTGAAACGATCCAAAAGCGTTTAGCAAATGATGATATTACCTATACTGGAGATTTTTCTTCAGAAAGTAAACAAGGATACTATTTAAGTGCAGAAGAAACAGAACTCAGTCAAGCATTATTTAAGCATCGTCAAGAAAACAATCGACGTGGCCTTTTAGAGAGTGGGGTTTCGATCAACGATAATATATTGACTAAAACATTAACGGACTCTGAAGGGGAAAGTAACGCACTTGATCCAGATCGTATGGCGAGCTCACTCAATGACTTTTTGGATAATGAAGAAGATGTTTTATTTGGCAGCGAGTATATTTACATGAAAAATTTTTCTGTGTTAGAAGGTGATTCTCCTGAAATCACGGCAAGTCAAACCTATGAAGGGCTACCATTTTATGATGATACAGCGAAGATCATTTTCTCGCTCGAAAAAAAGGGGGATGAGTATCGTATTTCAAAGTTTACACAAACCCACTTATCGAGTATTGAACAATTGCGGGAAAAAACAGAATTACATACAGAAGAAGAAGCTATCAATACATTGTATGTAAATAATAAAATCTCCCGAGGTTCTAAAATTCTTTGGCGTCAGTTGGCCTACTCTCGTATTTTGAAAGTACGTGAGAAAAATGTGTATGTCCCAGTATGGTATGTCGCAATTGAAACCCCGGATAAAACGTATCAGATCGAAACGGTCAATGCGTTCAGTAATACGATTATTACAAATAATGCGATCCCAAAGGTGGAAGATCATTAA
- a CDS encoding YycH family regulatory protein has protein sequence MKISEKFIRIGLILMVALSLYFSYAIWLSPAGKTSINLEETTSQVVESQSYRKASEIYLPLHLTWFQKETAKETNSENLISRIHGLIEGARFGKLTEVVEADQEKFDQKKALNEGIEFSYNAPYLLSGYVKAFGLNIDLGEVQNEDVYFTSVQFDEKGDKVSFIDYDQQTIYEASLSMDWNVVEHDLNSSDVNWTPVFNTPTNIETQHSIKEPMKLKKYSYILSQQPYTVFRNAFFSQADEVKNNDESTELIFYDGNETMTIHSENQIVDFRGELPTTEEPNNIFTDSFPYVSKLGGALGNVRYFDRNKNQIDYRIFVEGFPVFGSDSKGKVGIEIGNEQASNQVSIQTSLNTIQVPIPSDEEVELPSTDEVYQELIDKGAEESKIELIIVGYTWQNIEETNRVVDLFPEWYVKYQGEWHSANELLAKLPEKEAE, from the coding sequence ATGAAGATTTCTGAAAAATTTATACGAATTGGTTTGATCTTGATGGTTGCATTAAGCCTATATTTCTCTTATGCGATTTGGCTAAGTCCAGCTGGGAAAACCTCAATCAACTTGGAGGAGACCACTTCACAAGTGGTTGAATCACAAAGCTATCGTAAAGCATCAGAAATTTATCTGCCTTTACACCTCACTTGGTTCCAAAAAGAGACAGCGAAAGAAACGAATAGCGAGAACTTGATTTCTAGAATCCATGGATTGATCGAAGGCGCACGTTTCGGCAAGTTGACAGAAGTCGTGGAAGCAGATCAAGAAAAGTTCGATCAGAAGAAGGCACTCAATGAAGGAATCGAATTCTCATACAATGCTCCATATCTGCTGAGCGGCTATGTCAAAGCATTTGGATTGAACATTGATCTAGGAGAAGTTCAAAACGAAGATGTCTACTTTACGAGTGTCCAGTTTGATGAAAAAGGAGATAAAGTCAGCTTTATCGATTATGATCAACAAACGATTTATGAAGCTAGTCTATCAATGGATTGGAATGTGGTAGAACATGATTTAAATTCTTCGGATGTCAACTGGACACCTGTCTTCAACACACCAACAAATATCGAAACACAGCACAGCATTAAAGAACCAATGAAATTGAAAAAATACAGTTATATTTTATCTCAGCAACCGTATACGGTCTTTCGAAATGCCTTCTTTTCTCAGGCAGATGAGGTAAAAAATAATGATGAAAGTACTGAATTGATCTTTTATGATGGCAATGAAACGATGACGATCCATTCTGAGAATCAAATCGTTGATTTTAGAGGTGAGTTGCCGACGACTGAAGAACCTAACAATATTTTTACGGATAGTTTTCCTTATGTCAGCAAATTAGGCGGAGCTTTAGGAAATGTTCGTTATTTCGATCGCAATAAGAATCAAATCGATTATCGTATTTTTGTGGAAGGTTTCCCTGTTTTTGGTTCAGACAGCAAAGGGAAAGTCGGGATCGAAATCGGTAATGAGCAAGCGAGTAACCAAGTAAGTATCCAAACAAGCTTAAATACCATTCAAGTTCCTATCCCTTCAGATGAAGAAGTCGAGTTGCCTAGCACGGATGAAGTCTATCAAGAACTGATTGATAAAGGAGCGGAAGAATCGAAAATCGAGCTGATCATCGTTGGTTATACATGGCAAAATATCGAGGAAACCAATCGCGTCGTTGATCTCTTCCCAGAATGGTATGTGAAATATCAAGGAGAATGGCATTCTGCGAATGAATTGTTAGCCAAGTTACCTGAGAAGGAGGCGGAGTAA
- the walK gene encoding cell wall metabolism sensor histidine kinase WalK — MKGKVRFFRSVNFKIAITFILILLISIEIIGAYFIRGLERSTINTFIKDMNQTVETLATTISPELNRKGNDSAGIDDANTNIKRFIETSASSDIIEIRVVDERGIIRATTEVSEQGSVGKKNDYVDINDFTTKRYVALDDDGKRVNINIQPILSPTGDAVIGALYVKSDIEQKYSEITNTALIFFTASLIAAFISMIVSVLVARSITQPIGEMREQAIRIARGDYSRKVKVHGQDELGQLAETFNQLAERIEEAQDTMEAERNRLDSVLSHMTDGVIATDRRGKIITINDMAVSLLDLKKEEAIGQSILTLLAIEEEYTLRKLLEDPNEMILDRSTGAREADQMILRVDFSMIRRESGFISGLVAVLHDVTEQEKTERERREFVSNVSHELRTPLTSMRSYIEALSEGAWKDEEVAPNFLKVTLDETDRMIRMINDLLNLSRMDTGNTQLQLEYVNFNELVNFVLDRFDMMVGNQEKNYTIRREFTQRDLWVEIDTDKIIQVIDNIMNNAIKYSPDGGAITCRLLETHNNVILSITDQGLGIPKKDLNRVFERFYRVDKARARAQGGTGLGLAISREVVKAHRGAIWAESKEGQGSTFYISLPYEPYEEEWWE, encoded by the coding sequence ATGAAAGGAAAAGTCCGTTTTTTTCGATCAGTAAACTTCAAAATAGCGATCACATTTATTTTGATTTTACTGATCTCAATTGAGATCATTGGTGCGTATTTTATTAGGGGATTGGAACGTTCAACGATCAATACCTTTATCAAAGATATGAACCAAACAGTAGAAACGTTAGCGACAACGATCAGTCCGGAGCTGAACCGTAAAGGAAATGACAGTGCTGGTATCGATGACGCCAATACGAATATCAAACGTTTTATTGAGACCAGTGCCTCAAGCGATATTATCGAGATTCGTGTCGTGGATGAAAGAGGGATCATTCGTGCAACGACAGAAGTCAGTGAACAAGGCTCGGTCGGCAAAAAGAATGACTATGTCGATATCAATGATTTTACAACCAAACGATATGTCGCCTTAGACGACGATGGAAAACGAGTAAATATCAATATCCAACCCATTTTGTCCCCGACCGGCGATGCCGTTATCGGGGCTCTTTACGTCAAAAGTGATATTGAACAAAAATATTCAGAGATCACTAATACAGCGTTGATTTTTTTCACTGCTTCATTGATCGCCGCATTCATTTCAATGATCGTTTCTGTCTTGGTTGCGCGTTCGATCACGCAACCGATTGGGGAAATGCGTGAACAAGCGATCCGCATTGCTCGTGGTGACTATAGCCGCAAGGTAAAAGTCCACGGACAAGATGAATTAGGGCAACTCGCTGAAACGTTCAACCAGTTAGCAGAACGGATCGAAGAAGCGCAAGACACCATGGAAGCCGAACGAAATCGTCTTGATAGCGTCTTGTCACATATGACGGATGGTGTTATCGCAACCGATCGTCGTGGGAAAATCATTACGATCAATGATATGGCTGTCTCATTATTAGATTTGAAAAAGGAAGAAGCAATCGGTCAATCCATCTTGACACTATTAGCGATCGAAGAAGAATACACGCTACGTAAGCTTTTAGAAGACCCGAATGAAATGATCTTAGATCGCTCGACAGGAGCGCGAGAAGCAGACCAAATGATCTTACGTGTCGATTTTTCGATGATCCGACGAGAATCTGGTTTTATCAGTGGGTTAGTTGCAGTGTTACATGACGTTACAGAACAAGAGAAAACGGAACGGGAACGTCGAGAATTCGTTTCAAATGTCTCGCATGAATTGCGTACGCCATTAACTAGTATGCGTAGCTACATCGAGGCACTAAGTGAGGGCGCTTGGAAGGACGAAGAAGTCGCACCGAACTTCTTGAAAGTGACCTTGGATGAAACCGACCGTATGATCCGTATGATCAACGATTTGCTGAATCTCTCTCGTATGGATACAGGGAATACCCAGTTACAATTAGAGTATGTGAACTTTAATGAACTCGTCAATTTTGTGTTAGATCGTTTTGATATGATGGTAGGGAATCAAGAGAAGAATTATACGATCCGTCGAGAGTTCACTCAACGAGATCTTTGGGTCGAGATCGATACGGATAAAATCATCCAGGTCATCGACAATATCATGAACAATGCGATCAAATATTCACCTGATGGAGGCGCCATTACCTGTCGCTTACTTGAAACCCATAACAATGTGATTTTAAGTATTACGGACCAAGGGCTCGGTATTCCGAAAAAAGATTTGAACCGTGTATTTGAGCGTTTTTATCGAGTGGACAAAGCAAGAGCTAGAGCACAAGGCGGAACAGGACTCGGTTTAGCGATCTCTCGTGAAGTAGTGAAAGCACATCGTGGCGCAATCTGGGCAGAAAGTAAGGAGGGACAAGGTTCAACCTTCTATATTTCTTTACCTTATGAACCGTATGAGGAGGAATGGTGGGAATGA
- the yycF gene encoding response regulator YycF, with translation MKKILVVDDEKPISDIVKFNLAKEGYDVYTAYDGEEALVKVAEVEPDLIVLDLMLPKMDGLEVAREVRKTFDMPIIMVTAKDSEIDKVLGLELGADDYVTKPFSNRELVARVKANLRRGASAAKEVEEVTPSELVIGDLTIHPDAYMVTKRGETIELTHREFELLFYLAKHIGQVMTREHLLQTVWGYDYFGDVRTVDVTVRRLREKIEDNPSHPSYLVTRRGVGYYLRNQEQE, from the coding sequence ATGAAAAAAATACTAGTTGTCGACGACGAAAAACCGATTTCGGATATCGTCAAATTTAATTTAGCAAAAGAAGGCTATGATGTTTATACAGCGTATGATGGGGAAGAAGCTTTAGTGAAGGTAGCTGAGGTGGAACCTGATTTGATCGTCTTAGATTTGATGTTGCCAAAAATGGATGGCTTAGAAGTGGCTCGTGAAGTGCGAAAAACGTTTGACATGCCGATCATCATGGTGACAGCGAAGGATTCTGAGATCGACAAAGTTCTAGGTTTAGAACTTGGAGCAGACGATTATGTGACCAAACCATTTTCTAATCGGGAATTAGTGGCTCGGGTGAAAGCAAATCTTCGACGTGGGGCTTCTGCTGCCAAAGAAGTAGAAGAAGTAACTCCTTCTGAATTGGTCATTGGGGATTTGACGATCCATCCCGATGCCTATATGGTGACAAAACGTGGCGAAACGATCGAATTGACTCATCGCGAGTTTGAACTTCTATTTTATTTGGCAAAACACATTGGTCAAGTAATGACACGTGAGCATTTGTTACAGACCGTTTGGGGATATGATTATTTTGGAGATGTCCGTACAGTAGACGTGACCGTTCGTCGTTTACGTGAAAAAATCGAGGACAATCCAAGTCATCCTAGCTATTTAGTTACACGCCGAGGCGTAGGATACTACTTGCGTAATCAAGAACAGGAGTAA
- a CDS encoding DUF1002 domain-containing protein, with the protein MKKTKIIATLLVSSQVLLATPIVLAEETATTQSIVPISGTVDPAVATDSSETGTTQSIVPISGTVDSTVATDSSESSTSSSSSERLQINAVAIGNALTKEQETYTLDKLGIKGETPIYKTSGTDLMTYIPDGGFTADWAVYSSVRMQTLSEGEGITVDIATPENITRITAAQYQNAALTAGITDAKLTVASAVPIDGSGALAGVYKIVEESGGIINQDRVSVAQNEMDVLSSITEENKDKDGYSDEALNKAQEQAKEELAAKTADGKELTQADIQTTVEKALKDNGLEDVMTSDQVTEITSLMSEMKDKNIFEDFVKELDLTEARKQIEERSKGLWENIKGFFSGIWDSITGMFSGNSQ; encoded by the coding sequence ATGAAAAAAACAAAAATAATTGCCACTCTCTTGGTCTCAAGCCAAGTTTTACTAGCGACACCAATCGTATTAGCAGAAGAAACGGCGACAACACAAAGCATTGTCCCAATTTCAGGAACTGTTGACCCGGCAGTTGCAACGGACTCTTCTGAGACAGGTACAACACAAAGCATTGTCCCGATTTCAGGAACTGTTGACTCGACAGTTGCTACTGATTCTTCTGAATCATCAACATCAAGTAGTTCGAGTGAACGTTTGCAGATCAATGCAGTAGCAATCGGTAATGCGTTAACGAAAGAACAAGAAACTTATACATTAGACAAACTAGGGATCAAAGGTGAGACGCCGATTTATAAGACATCTGGTACAGATTTAATGACCTATATCCCTGATGGTGGATTTACCGCAGACTGGGCAGTTTATAGCTCTGTCCGCATGCAGACACTTTCTGAAGGTGAAGGAATCACTGTCGATATCGCCACACCAGAAAATATCACACGAATCACTGCTGCGCAATATCAAAATGCAGCGTTGACAGCTGGGATCACTGATGCGAAATTGACAGTCGCATCCGCAGTGCCGATCGATGGCTCAGGAGCTTTAGCAGGCGTGTATAAGATCGTTGAAGAATCTGGTGGGATCATCAATCAGGATAGAGTATCTGTCGCTCAAAATGAAATGGATGTTTTATCTTCTATCACAGAAGAAAACAAAGATAAAGACGGCTATTCTGACGAAGCGTTAAACAAAGCGCAAGAGCAAGCAAAAGAAGAATTGGCGGCTAAAACTGCTGATGGAAAAGAATTGACACAAGCAGATATTCAAACGACAGTTGAAAAAGCACTGAAAGATAATGGATTAGAAGATGTTATGACAAGCGATCAAGTCACAGAAATAACTTCATTGATGAGCGAGATGAAAGATAAAAATATTTTTGAAGACTTCGTGAAAGAATTGGACTTAACTGAGGCACGCAAACAAATTGAAGAAAGATCAAAAGGTCTTTGGGAGAATATCAAAGGATTCTTTAGTGGGATATGGGATTCGATCACTGGCATGTTTTCTGGCAACTCCCAATAA
- a CDS encoding DegV family protein — protein MKNKIAILVDSGTDVPQEIIDMYNIYVIPLKIIYKDREYTDKVDITPEEIYKRLPEEIPGTSLPDGESITKIFDQIKDDGYDKVLAITISSGLSGTNNVVRLVAQEQEGLQTHVLDTKNIGIGAGFTAIQAAKWIEEGMEWETLIDELVALAERTKVFFNVATLEYLQKGGRIGLVASILGNALKLNPIISCNEEGIYYTVGKARGRKKSLEKTMSYVKEVVGDAKVFNLAVAHGDAEEEAIEMKARFEREFPNVQEIYFGQISPALVVHTGPGLLGIGIQILEA, from the coding sequence ATGAAGAATAAAATTGCAATTTTAGTAGATTCAGGAACAGATGTGCCACAAGAAATCATTGATATGTACAATATTTATGTGATTCCTTTGAAAATCATCTATAAAGATAGAGAATATACAGATAAAGTTGACATCACTCCTGAAGAAATTTATAAGCGTTTACCTGAAGAAATTCCAGGCACATCTTTACCCGATGGAGAATCAATCACCAAAATTTTTGATCAAATCAAAGATGATGGCTACGATAAAGTACTCGCAATCACTATCTCAAGTGGTTTAAGTGGAACGAATAATGTCGTTCGTCTTGTTGCACAAGAACAAGAAGGACTACAAACGCATGTGTTAGATACAAAAAATATCGGTATCGGTGCTGGATTCACAGCAATCCAAGCCGCGAAATGGATCGAAGAAGGCATGGAATGGGAAACGCTGATCGATGAATTAGTTGCATTAGCAGAACGTACGAAAGTCTTCTTCAACGTAGCAACACTTGAATACCTACAAAAAGGTGGACGTATTGGTTTAGTTGCTTCAATTTTGGGAAATGCTTTAAAATTGAACCCAATCATCTCTTGTAATGAAGAAGGTATCTATTATACAGTAGGTAAAGCACGTGGAAGAAAGAAAAGTTTAGAGAAAACGATGTCCTATGTGAAAGAAGTAGTCGGAGATGCGAAAGTCTTTAACTTAGCGGTTGCACATGGTGATGCAGAAGAAGAAGCAATCGAAATGAAGGCACGTTTTGAACGTGAATTTCCAAATGTCCAAGAGATTTATTTTGGACAAATCTCACCGGCATTAGTCGTCCACACTGGTCCAGGTCTATTGGGTATCGGTATCCAAATACTTGAAGCATAG